The proteins below are encoded in one region of Sminthopsis crassicaudata isolate SCR6 chromosome 1, ASM4859323v1, whole genome shotgun sequence:
- the ZBTB5 gene encoding zinc finger and BTB domain-containing protein 5 isoform X1, whose translation MLRHHVPDVIVLFENEGLTITNRIMDFPGHFEQIFQQLNYQRLHGQLCDCVIVVGNRHFKAHRSVLAACSTHFRALFTVAEGDQTMNMIQLDSEVVTAEAFAALIDMMYTSTLMLGESNVMDVLLAASHLHLNSVVKACKHYLTTRTLPMSPPSDRVQEQNARMQRSFMLQQLGLSIVSSALNSSQSTEEQQTTMNLSMRSNIEQRTTFPIRRFHKRKQSSEDRARQRIRPSLDESMISDATPENGQTVVHTREEFFSPDSLKIVDNSKSDSVTDNQEDNAIMFDQSFNGQEDAQMPSQSDNSAGNISQMSMASQATQVETSFDQEATSEKNGFQCENPEVSLSEKDHMRVVVKSEPLSSPEPQDEVSDVTSQAEGSESVEVEGGVVSAEKIELSPESSDRSFSDPQSSTDRVGDIHILEVSNNLEHKSTFSISNFLNKSRNSTFSANQNNDDNIPNTTSDCRIDNDTSYLISPESGPTGGHSSATVSHVENPFSEPADSHFVRPMQEVMGLPCVQTSGYRAAEQFGMDFPRTGLGIHSLSRAMMGSSRGGASNFPGYRRIAPKMPVVTSVRSSQIQDNSANSQLLMNGPTSSFENGHPSQPGPPQLTRASADVLSKCKKALSEHNVLVVEGARKYACKICCKTFLTLTDCKKHIRVHTGEKPYACLKCGKRFSQSSHLYKHSKTTCLRWQSSNLPSTLL comes from the coding sequence GATCATGGATTTTCCTGGACACTTTGAACAAATCTTTCAACAACTAAACTACCAACGACTACATGGCCAACTTTGTGATTGTGTCATTGTGGTGGGGAATAGACATTTTAAAGCACATCGTTCTGTATTGGCAGCATGTAGCACCCATTTCCGAGCCCTTTTTACTGTAGCTGAGGGAGATCAAACTATGAACATGATCCAACTGGATAGTGAGGTGGTAACAGCAGAAGCCTTTGCTGCTTTGATTGATATGATGTATACCTCTACACTTATGCTTGGGGAGAGTAATGTTATGGATGTTTTGTTGGCAGCTTCTCATCTGCATTTGAACTCTGTTGTTAAGGCCTGTAAACATTACCTAACTACAAGGACGCTGCCTATGTCTCCCCCCAGTGATAGAGTTCAGGAGCAGAATGCACGAATGCAGCGGTCTTTTATGCTTCAGCAATTGGGACTGAGTATAGTGAGCTCTGCGTTAAATTCTAGCCAGAGTACAGAAGAGCAACAAACTACCATGAACTTATCAATGAGGAGTAACATAGAACAGCGTACCACATTTCCAATAAGGCGCTTCCACAAGCGGAAACAGTCTTCCGAAGATCGAGCCAGACAGCGCATCAGACCTTCTCTAGATGAGTCCATGATTTCAGATGCAACTCCAGAGAATGGTCAGACAGTGGTTCATACTCGTGAGGAATTTTTTTCACcagattctttgaaaattgtggACAATTCTAAGTCAGATTCAGTAACTGATAACCAGGAAGATAATGCTATCATGTTTGATCAGTCATTCAATGGGCAAGAAGATGCCCAAATGCCCAGTCAATCTGACAACAGTGCCGGGAACATTTCTCAAATGTCTATGGCATCTCAAGCAACTCAAGTGGAAACTAGCTTTGACCAGGAAGCTACTTCTGAGAAAAATGGTTTTCAGTGTGAAAATCCAGAAGTTAGCCTCAGTGAGAAAGACCACATGAGAGTAGTGGTTAAATCTGAACCTTTGAGTTCTCCTGAGCCTCAGGATGAAGTGAGTGATGTGACCTCTCAAGCAGAAGGCAGTGAATCTGTGGAAGTGGAAGGTGGGGTGGTTAGTGCTGAAAAGATAGAGCTGAGTCCAGAAAGTAGTGATCGTAGTTTTTCGGATCCACAGTCCAGCACTGACAGAGTAGGGGACATACATATTTTGGAGGTTTCCAACAATCTGGAACACAAGTCCACTTTcagtatttcaaattttctaaacAAGAGCAGAAATAGCACTTTTAGTGCCAATCAGAACAATGATGATAACATTCCAAACACTACCAGTGACTGCAGAATAGATAATGACACATCTTATTTAATAAGTCCAGAGTCAGGACCTACAGGTGGTCATTCCTCTGCTACTGTCTCTCATGTGGAGAATCCTTTCAGCGAACCTGCAGACTCACATTTTGTTAGACCTATGCAAGAAGTAATGGGTCTTCCCTGTGTGCAAACTTCTGGTTATCGAGCAGCGGAACAATTTGGGATGGATTTTCCCAGAACTGGTTTGGGAATACATTCTCTCTCCAGGGCAATGATGGGTTCATCTCGAGGGGGAGCCAGTAATTTTCCAGGTTACCGTCGTATAGCTCCAAAAATGCCAGTTGTGACCTCTGTTAGGAGCTCTCAAATACAAGATAACTCAGCTAATTCCCAGTTGTTAATGAATGGGCCTACTTCCTCCTTTGAAAATGGGCATCCTTCCCAGCCTGGTCCCCCTCAATTGACCAGAGCATCAGCTGATGTTCTATCAAAGTGTAAAAAGGCCTTATCAGAGCACAATGTCTTAGTTGTAGAGGGAGCTCGAAAATATGCCTGCAAAATCTGCTGTAAGACATTTTTGACCTTAACAGACTGCAAGAAGCACATTCGTGTACATACAGGTGAGAAGCCCTATGCCTGCTTAAAGTGTGGCAAAAGGTTCAGCCAGTCAAGCCACCTGTATAAACATTCCAAGACTACTTGCCTTAGGTGGCAGAGCAGCAATCTACCTAGCACTTTGCTCTAA
- the GRHPR gene encoding glyoxylate reductase/hydroxypyruvate reductase yields the protein MRLTARLMKVFITRRIPPEGQALLDQAGISEIKRWDSDEPIPKEDLVKGAAGAHGILCLLTDKIDRKLLDAAGKNLKVISTLSVGVDHLDLDEIKKRGIRVGYTPDVLTDATAELAVSLLLTTSRRLPESIEEVKNGGWTSWKPLWMCGYQLSNSTVGIIGLGRIGQAIARRLKPFGVQKFVYTGRQPKPLEASEFQAEFVSVEQLAAQSDFIVVSCALTPETKKLCNKDFFQKMKKTAVFVNISRGDVVNQEDLYEALSNGQIAAAGLDVTSPEPLPTNHPLLSLKNCVILPHIGSATFATRTLCQ from the exons TTCTGAAATAAAACGGTGGGACTCAGATGAGCCCATACCGAAGGAGGACCTGGTGAAAGGCGCAGCTGGAGCACATGGAATTCTTTGTCTTTTGACTGACAAAATAGACAGAAAACTCCTGGATGCTGCAG GGAAGAATCTCAAAGTAATCAGCACTCTCTCCGTGGGAGTTGACCATCTTGACctagatgaaattaaaaagcg AGGGATCCGTGTGGGCTACACGCCAGATGTCCTGACGGATGCCACAGCTGAGCTTGCAGTTTCCTTACTGCTGACCACCAGTCGCCGGCTGCCCGAATCCATTGAGGAAGTTAAGAA tGGTGGTTGGACTTCATGGAAGCCCCTCTGGATGTGTGGCTACCAGCTCTCGAACAGCACAGTTGGAATTATCGGGCTGGGAAGGATAG gCCAAGCTATTGCCCGTCGCCTAAAACCATTTGGTGTCCAGAAATTTGTATATACTGGACGTCAGCCCAAACCCTTAGAGGCATCTGAGTTCCAAGCAGAGTTTG TGTCTGTTGAGCAGCTGGCAGCTCAGTCGGATTTTATTGTGGTTTCTTGTGCTTTAACCCCTGAAACCAAGAAGCTCTGCAACAAGGACTTCtttcagaaaatgaagaaaacggCTGTATTTGTCAACATAAGCAG AGGAGATGTGGTGAACCAGGAGGACCTCTATGAGGCTTTGAGTAATGGCCAGATTGCAGCAGCTGGGCTAGATGTCACAAGCCCTGAACCATTGCCCACAAACCATCCTCTCCTTTCGCTGAAGAATTGTG TGATTCTACCACATATTGGAAGTGCTACCTTTGCAACCCGAACACTATGTCAGTGA
- the ZBTB5 gene encoding zinc finger and BTB domain-containing protein 5 isoform X3, translated as MDFPGHFEQIFQQLNYQRLHGQLCDCVIVVGNRHFKAHRSVLAACSTHFRALFTVAEGDQTMNMIQLDSEVVTAEAFAALIDMMYTSTLMLGESNVMDVLLAASHLHLNSVVKACKHYLTTRTLPMSPPSDRVQEQNARMQRSFMLQQLGLSIVSSALNSSQSTEEQQTTMNLSMRSNIEQRTTFPIRRFHKRKQSSEDRARQRIRPSLDESMISDATPENGQTVVHTREEFFSPDSLKIVDNSKSDSVTDNQEDNAIMFDQSFNGQEDAQMPSQSDNSAGNISQMSMASQATQVETSFDQEATSEKNGFQCENPEVSLSEKDHMRVVVKSEPLSSPEPQDEVSDVTSQAEGSESVEVEGGVVSAEKIELSPESSDRSFSDPQSSTDRVGDIHILEVSNNLEHKSTFSISNFLNKSRNSTFSANQNNDDNIPNTTSDCRIDNDTSYLISPESGPTGGHSSATVSHVENPFSEPADSHFVRPMQEVMGLPCVQTSGYRAAEQFGMDFPRTGLGIHSLSRAMMGSSRGGASNFPGYRRIAPKMPVVTSVRSSQIQDNSANSQLLMNGPTSSFENGHPSQPGPPQLTRASADVLSKCKKALSEHNVLVVEGARKYACKICCKTFLTLTDCKKHIRVHTGEKPYACLKCGKRFSQSSHLYKHSKTTCLRWQSSNLPSTLL; from the coding sequence ATGGATTTTCCTGGACACTTTGAACAAATCTTTCAACAACTAAACTACCAACGACTACATGGCCAACTTTGTGATTGTGTCATTGTGGTGGGGAATAGACATTTTAAAGCACATCGTTCTGTATTGGCAGCATGTAGCACCCATTTCCGAGCCCTTTTTACTGTAGCTGAGGGAGATCAAACTATGAACATGATCCAACTGGATAGTGAGGTGGTAACAGCAGAAGCCTTTGCTGCTTTGATTGATATGATGTATACCTCTACACTTATGCTTGGGGAGAGTAATGTTATGGATGTTTTGTTGGCAGCTTCTCATCTGCATTTGAACTCTGTTGTTAAGGCCTGTAAACATTACCTAACTACAAGGACGCTGCCTATGTCTCCCCCCAGTGATAGAGTTCAGGAGCAGAATGCACGAATGCAGCGGTCTTTTATGCTTCAGCAATTGGGACTGAGTATAGTGAGCTCTGCGTTAAATTCTAGCCAGAGTACAGAAGAGCAACAAACTACCATGAACTTATCAATGAGGAGTAACATAGAACAGCGTACCACATTTCCAATAAGGCGCTTCCACAAGCGGAAACAGTCTTCCGAAGATCGAGCCAGACAGCGCATCAGACCTTCTCTAGATGAGTCCATGATTTCAGATGCAACTCCAGAGAATGGTCAGACAGTGGTTCATACTCGTGAGGAATTTTTTTCACcagattctttgaaaattgtggACAATTCTAAGTCAGATTCAGTAACTGATAACCAGGAAGATAATGCTATCATGTTTGATCAGTCATTCAATGGGCAAGAAGATGCCCAAATGCCCAGTCAATCTGACAACAGTGCCGGGAACATTTCTCAAATGTCTATGGCATCTCAAGCAACTCAAGTGGAAACTAGCTTTGACCAGGAAGCTACTTCTGAGAAAAATGGTTTTCAGTGTGAAAATCCAGAAGTTAGCCTCAGTGAGAAAGACCACATGAGAGTAGTGGTTAAATCTGAACCTTTGAGTTCTCCTGAGCCTCAGGATGAAGTGAGTGATGTGACCTCTCAAGCAGAAGGCAGTGAATCTGTGGAAGTGGAAGGTGGGGTGGTTAGTGCTGAAAAGATAGAGCTGAGTCCAGAAAGTAGTGATCGTAGTTTTTCGGATCCACAGTCCAGCACTGACAGAGTAGGGGACATACATATTTTGGAGGTTTCCAACAATCTGGAACACAAGTCCACTTTcagtatttcaaattttctaaacAAGAGCAGAAATAGCACTTTTAGTGCCAATCAGAACAATGATGATAACATTCCAAACACTACCAGTGACTGCAGAATAGATAATGACACATCTTATTTAATAAGTCCAGAGTCAGGACCTACAGGTGGTCATTCCTCTGCTACTGTCTCTCATGTGGAGAATCCTTTCAGCGAACCTGCAGACTCACATTTTGTTAGACCTATGCAAGAAGTAATGGGTCTTCCCTGTGTGCAAACTTCTGGTTATCGAGCAGCGGAACAATTTGGGATGGATTTTCCCAGAACTGGTTTGGGAATACATTCTCTCTCCAGGGCAATGATGGGTTCATCTCGAGGGGGAGCCAGTAATTTTCCAGGTTACCGTCGTATAGCTCCAAAAATGCCAGTTGTGACCTCTGTTAGGAGCTCTCAAATACAAGATAACTCAGCTAATTCCCAGTTGTTAATGAATGGGCCTACTTCCTCCTTTGAAAATGGGCATCCTTCCCAGCCTGGTCCCCCTCAATTGACCAGAGCATCAGCTGATGTTCTATCAAAGTGTAAAAAGGCCTTATCAGAGCACAATGTCTTAGTTGTAGAGGGAGCTCGAAAATATGCCTGCAAAATCTGCTGTAAGACATTTTTGACCTTAACAGACTGCAAGAAGCACATTCGTGTACATACAGGTGAGAAGCCCTATGCCTGCTTAAAGTGTGGCAAAAGGTTCAGCCAGTCAAGCCACCTGTATAAACATTCCAAGACTACTTGCCTTAGGTGGCAGAGCAGCAATCTACCTAGCACTTTGCTCTAA
- the ZBTB5 gene encoding zinc finger and BTB domain-containing protein 5 isoform X2: MDWWIMDFPGHFEQIFQQLNYQRLHGQLCDCVIVVGNRHFKAHRSVLAACSTHFRALFTVAEGDQTMNMIQLDSEVVTAEAFAALIDMMYTSTLMLGESNVMDVLLAASHLHLNSVVKACKHYLTTRTLPMSPPSDRVQEQNARMQRSFMLQQLGLSIVSSALNSSQSTEEQQTTMNLSMRSNIEQRTTFPIRRFHKRKQSSEDRARQRIRPSLDESMISDATPENGQTVVHTREEFFSPDSLKIVDNSKSDSVTDNQEDNAIMFDQSFNGQEDAQMPSQSDNSAGNISQMSMASQATQVETSFDQEATSEKNGFQCENPEVSLSEKDHMRVVVKSEPLSSPEPQDEVSDVTSQAEGSESVEVEGGVVSAEKIELSPESSDRSFSDPQSSTDRVGDIHILEVSNNLEHKSTFSISNFLNKSRNSTFSANQNNDDNIPNTTSDCRIDNDTSYLISPESGPTGGHSSATVSHVENPFSEPADSHFVRPMQEVMGLPCVQTSGYRAAEQFGMDFPRTGLGIHSLSRAMMGSSRGGASNFPGYRRIAPKMPVVTSVRSSQIQDNSANSQLLMNGPTSSFENGHPSQPGPPQLTRASADVLSKCKKALSEHNVLVVEGARKYACKICCKTFLTLTDCKKHIRVHTGEKPYACLKCGKRFSQSSHLYKHSKTTCLRWQSSNLPSTLL, encoded by the coding sequence GATCATGGATTTTCCTGGACACTTTGAACAAATCTTTCAACAACTAAACTACCAACGACTACATGGCCAACTTTGTGATTGTGTCATTGTGGTGGGGAATAGACATTTTAAAGCACATCGTTCTGTATTGGCAGCATGTAGCACCCATTTCCGAGCCCTTTTTACTGTAGCTGAGGGAGATCAAACTATGAACATGATCCAACTGGATAGTGAGGTGGTAACAGCAGAAGCCTTTGCTGCTTTGATTGATATGATGTATACCTCTACACTTATGCTTGGGGAGAGTAATGTTATGGATGTTTTGTTGGCAGCTTCTCATCTGCATTTGAACTCTGTTGTTAAGGCCTGTAAACATTACCTAACTACAAGGACGCTGCCTATGTCTCCCCCCAGTGATAGAGTTCAGGAGCAGAATGCACGAATGCAGCGGTCTTTTATGCTTCAGCAATTGGGACTGAGTATAGTGAGCTCTGCGTTAAATTCTAGCCAGAGTACAGAAGAGCAACAAACTACCATGAACTTATCAATGAGGAGTAACATAGAACAGCGTACCACATTTCCAATAAGGCGCTTCCACAAGCGGAAACAGTCTTCCGAAGATCGAGCCAGACAGCGCATCAGACCTTCTCTAGATGAGTCCATGATTTCAGATGCAACTCCAGAGAATGGTCAGACAGTGGTTCATACTCGTGAGGAATTTTTTTCACcagattctttgaaaattgtggACAATTCTAAGTCAGATTCAGTAACTGATAACCAGGAAGATAATGCTATCATGTTTGATCAGTCATTCAATGGGCAAGAAGATGCCCAAATGCCCAGTCAATCTGACAACAGTGCCGGGAACATTTCTCAAATGTCTATGGCATCTCAAGCAACTCAAGTGGAAACTAGCTTTGACCAGGAAGCTACTTCTGAGAAAAATGGTTTTCAGTGTGAAAATCCAGAAGTTAGCCTCAGTGAGAAAGACCACATGAGAGTAGTGGTTAAATCTGAACCTTTGAGTTCTCCTGAGCCTCAGGATGAAGTGAGTGATGTGACCTCTCAAGCAGAAGGCAGTGAATCTGTGGAAGTGGAAGGTGGGGTGGTTAGTGCTGAAAAGATAGAGCTGAGTCCAGAAAGTAGTGATCGTAGTTTTTCGGATCCACAGTCCAGCACTGACAGAGTAGGGGACATACATATTTTGGAGGTTTCCAACAATCTGGAACACAAGTCCACTTTcagtatttcaaattttctaaacAAGAGCAGAAATAGCACTTTTAGTGCCAATCAGAACAATGATGATAACATTCCAAACACTACCAGTGACTGCAGAATAGATAATGACACATCTTATTTAATAAGTCCAGAGTCAGGACCTACAGGTGGTCATTCCTCTGCTACTGTCTCTCATGTGGAGAATCCTTTCAGCGAACCTGCAGACTCACATTTTGTTAGACCTATGCAAGAAGTAATGGGTCTTCCCTGTGTGCAAACTTCTGGTTATCGAGCAGCGGAACAATTTGGGATGGATTTTCCCAGAACTGGTTTGGGAATACATTCTCTCTCCAGGGCAATGATGGGTTCATCTCGAGGGGGAGCCAGTAATTTTCCAGGTTACCGTCGTATAGCTCCAAAAATGCCAGTTGTGACCTCTGTTAGGAGCTCTCAAATACAAGATAACTCAGCTAATTCCCAGTTGTTAATGAATGGGCCTACTTCCTCCTTTGAAAATGGGCATCCTTCCCAGCCTGGTCCCCCTCAATTGACCAGAGCATCAGCTGATGTTCTATCAAAGTGTAAAAAGGCCTTATCAGAGCACAATGTCTTAGTTGTAGAGGGAGCTCGAAAATATGCCTGCAAAATCTGCTGTAAGACATTTTTGACCTTAACAGACTGCAAGAAGCACATTCGTGTACATACAGGTGAGAAGCCCTATGCCTGCTTAAAGTGTGGCAAAAGGTTCAGCCAGTCAAGCCACCTGTATAAACATTCCAAGACTACTTGCCTTAGGTGGCAGAGCAGCAATCTACCTAGCACTTTGCTCTAA